The following are from one region of the Indicator indicator isolate 239-I01 chromosome 14, UM_Iind_1.1, whole genome shotgun sequence genome:
- the POC1B gene encoding LOW QUALITY PROTEIN: POC1 centriolar protein homolog B (The sequence of the model RefSeq protein was modified relative to this genomic sequence to represent the inferred CDS: substituted 2 bases at 2 genomic stop codons) — MASALEDPALIRSLRGHRAAVTGVAFNADAAGLATSSLDGLMVWKLKEQCRAYRFVGHEEAVTSVQFSADGQLLASASQDHTVRLWIPCIHGESSVLRGHTAAVRSVSFSQDGHLVVSASNDKSIKVWQVPTQRLSFSLLQHTHWVRSAKFSPDGRLIASCSEDKSVRLWDTRNKTCIDSFLDYGGFSNYVDFNPSGTCIASAGSNHTVKLWDIRMKQLLQHYKVHTAGVNCVAFHPSGNYLITASTDGTMKILDVLEGRLIYTIYGHKVXVLSTDPASGCYXCAGFLQVFLWKTNFDSFDYKEVLKHHIRRTQPDDPPHLLDIYPRAPHRHEDQKVESVQVDPTFDVADTQTLDPPVTEIRTSSAFSAQDDVSSDTAPPPSDLTASSKRESEDESKYTVCDEDKQTDISCSLGKALQHIVEQLDILTLTVSILEQRLTLTEDKLKECLENQQKMFLQGRQEE, encoded by the exons ATGGCCTCCGCGCTG GAGGACCCGGCCTTGATCCGCTCTCTCCGAGGCCACCGAGCGGCGGTGACGGGCGTCGCCTTCAACGCAGATGCCGCGGGGCTGG CTACCTCCTCTTTGGATGGCCTTATGGTGTGGAAGCTGAAGGAACAGTGCAGAGCCTACAGGTTTGTAGGCCATGAGGAGGCAGTGACCAGTGTCCAGTTCTCAGCAgatgggcagctgctggcttcagcttCTCAAGATCATACTGTCAGGCTCTGGATTCCTTGCAT ccATGGAGAGTCCTCAGTCCTGAGAGGTCATACAGCAGCTGTTCGCAGCGTGAGCTTCTCCCAGGATGGCCACTTGGTGGTTTCTGCATCCAATGACAAATCCATAAAGGTCTGGCAGGTGCCCACCCAGcgcctctccttctccctcctccagcaCACTCATTGGGTTCGCTCTGCCAA GTTTTCACCTGATGGAAGGCTGATAGCATCTTGCAGTGAAGATAAATCTGTTAGGCTCTGGGATACAAGAAATAAAACTTGTATTGATAGCTTCTTAGATTATGGAGG ATTTTCAAATTACGTGGATTTCAACCCCAGTGGCACATGTATAGCTTCTGCAGGTTCCAACCACACAGTGAAGCTGTGGGATATTCGAatgaagcagctcctgcagcattaCAAAG TTCACACAGCAGGGGTTAATTGTGTGGCATTCCATCCTTCTGGGAACTACCTCATCACTGCTTCTACTGATGGGACCATGAAGATTTTGGATGTTTTAGAAGGAAGACTTATTTACACTATCTATGGACACAAGGT TTAGGTTTTGAGCACTGACCCGGCTTCAGGTTGTTATTGATGTGCTGGCTTCTTGCAGGTGTTTCTATGGAAAACAAACTTTGACTCCTTTGATTACAAAGAGGTTCTTAAACATCACATTAGAAGAACACAGCCTGATGATCCTCCTCATCTTCTGGATATTTACCCAAGGGCACCTCATCGCCATGAGGATCAAAAAGTTGAGTCAGTGCAG GTTGACCCTACCTTTGATGTGGCTGATACACAAACCCTTGACCCACCTGTCACAGAGATTAGAACCTCTTCAGCCTTCAGTGCTCAG GATGATGTCAGCAGTGACACTGCTCCCCCTCCTTCAGACTTGACAGCAAGTTCAAAAAGGGAGTCAGAGGATGAGAGCAAATACACTGTGTGTGATGAGGACAAGCAGACAGACATCTCCTGCTCCTTAGGCAAGGCTTTGCAGCACATCGTGGAGCAGCTGGATATTTTAACTCTG ACTGTTTCAATCCTGGAACAACGTTTGACTTTGACTGAAGATAAATTGAAAGAATGCTTAGAAAATCAGCAAAAAATGTTCCTGCAGGGAAGACAGGAAGAATAA
- the GALNT4 gene encoding polypeptide N-acetylgalactosaminyltransferase 4 — translation MRIRLARRWTWVRKSCVFLGFLTIAYFVVELSVSSLGASLAGGSITKGKWDRHFSGRAEAAVDLARPVYAKSPPDPSAPGEWGKPTQLQLSPEEKKQEEELIEKYAINIYLSDKISLHRHIEDNRLHGCKTKSYDYRRLPTTSVVIAFYNEAWSTLLRTIHSVLETSPSVLLKEIILVDDLSDKVYLKADLEKYISSLKRVRLIRTNKREGLVRARLIGATFATGDVLTFLDCHCECVSGWLEPLLERIAENESVIVCPVIDTIDWKTFEYYMQTAEPMIGGFDWRLTFQWHSVPKHERLRRRADTDPIRSPTMAGGLFAVSKKYFEYLGTYDTGMDVWGGENLELSFRVWQCGGTLEIHPCSHVGHVFPKRAPYARPNFLQNTARAAEVWMDQYKEHFYNRNPSARKENYGDISQRKLLRERLKCRSFSWYLKTIFAELHVPEDRPGWHGAIRSAGIASECLDYVLPEHHPTGAHLSLFGCHGQGGNQFFEYTSNKEIRFNSVTELCAEVPENEDFIGMRSCPKDGAPIPEVIIWHFREDGTIYHPHSGKCLTAYRTAEGRADVQMRTCEAGDKNQIWRFEK, via the coding sequence ATGAGGATCCGCCTGGCGAGAAGATGGACGTGGGTCCGCAAAAGCTGCGTGTTTCTCGGCTTCTTGACCATCGCTTACTTTGTGGTGGAGCTGTCAGTTTCTTCCTTAGGTGCCTCCCTCGCAGGGGGAAGCATCACCAAGGGGAAATGGGACAGGCACTTCtctggcagagcagaagcagctgtggaTTTGGCCCGTCCGGTTTATGCCAAATCCCCTCCCGATCCTTCTGCACCAGGAGAATGGGGCAAACCCACTCAACTGCAgctgagccctgaggagaagaagCAGGAAGAAGAGCTCATCGAGAAGTATGCAATCAATATTTATTTGAGCGATAAAATCTCTCTTCACCGGCACATCGAAGACAACCGACTGCATGGCTGTAAAACCAAGTCCTACGACTACAGGAGGTTGCCCACCACATCTGTTGTCATTGCGTTCTACAATGAAGCATGGTCAACCTTGCTGAGGACCATACACAGCGTCCTGGAAACGTCTCCTTCGGTGCTTCTCAAAGAAATTATCCTGGTGGATGACCTGAGCGATAAAGTGTATTTGAAGGCCGATCTGGAGAAATACATAAGCAGCCTGAAAAGGGTTCGTTTGATAAGAACCAACAAACGAGAAGGGTTGGTCCGTGCCCGCCTGATCGGTGCCACCTTTGCTACCGGGGATGTCCTCACCTTCCTAGATTGCCACTGCGAGTGCGTCTCTGGCTGGCTGGAACCGCTGCTGGAGAGGATTGCTGAGAACGAGAGCGTTATTGTGTGCCCTGTCATCGACACCATCGACTGGAAAACCTTTGAGTACTACATGCAAACAGCAGAGCCCATGATTGGAGGCTTCGACTGGCGGCTCACCTTCCAGTGGCACTCGGTGCCCAAACACGAACGCCTCCGCCGCAGGGCTGACACCGACCCCATCCGGTCCCCCACCATGGCTGGTGGCTTGTTTGCTGTCAGCAAGAAGTACTTCGAGTACCTGGGGACTTATGACACGGGAATGGACGTCTGGGGAGGGGAGAACTTGGAGCTGTCCTTCCGGGTCTGGCAGTGTGGGGGCACGCTGGAGATCCACCCCTGCTCCCACGTGGGCCACGTGTTCCCCAAGCGCGCGCCCTACGCCAGGCCAAACTTCCTCCAGAACACAGCGCGGGCCGCCGAGGTCTGGATGGATCAGTACAAAGAGCACTTCTACAACAGGAACCCTTCGGCCAGGAAGGAAAACTACGGGGATATTTCCCAAAGGAAGCTCCTCAGAGAACGTTTGAAGTGCAGGAGTTTTAGCTGGTACCTCAAAACCATCTTTGCTGAGTTGCACGTCCCGGAGGATCGGCCTGGGTGGCATGGCGCTATCCGCAGCGCAGGGATAGCTTCGGAGTGCCTTGACTATGTCTTACCAGAACATCATCCCACTGGGGCTCACCTCTCTCTTTTTGGATGTCATGGGCAAGGAGGCAATCAGTTTTTTGAGTACACGTCGAATAAGGAGATTAGATTTAACTCGGTAACTGAGTTGTGCGCCGAAGTCCCCGAGAACGAAGACTTCATAGGTATGAGGAGCTGCCCCAAAGATGGAGCTCCTATCCCTGAAGTGATTATCTGGCATTTCAGAGAAGATGGGACCATTTATCACCCCCACTCGGGGAAGTGCCTTACTGCTTACCGTACAGCCGAGGGGCGTGCCGACGTGCAGATGAGAACTTGTGAGGCTGGAGACAAAAATCAGATTTGGAGGTTTGAGAAATAA